One window of the Nitrospira sp. genome contains the following:
- a CDS encoding response regulator transcription factor translates to MDKIKVLIADDHRVVREGLAAILKTKEDLHIVGEAQDGMEAVEKAKALVPDVILMDVSMPRMGGVEATRQIKREFPHIGIVALTMYEEQQYIFDLVRAGATGYLLKDSESSQIVAAIRAIYRGESLIHPSVASKILAEFSLMAQKKGKKPGWVEHDLTEREITVLRLVADGKTNKEIANALDLSEKTVKNHVRNIFHKLQVYDRTQAAILAIRKGLIELDPRP, encoded by the coding sequence ATGGACAAGATTAAAGTCCTCATTGCCGATGACCATCGGGTCGTTCGAGAAGGGCTGGCCGCCATTCTCAAAACCAAAGAAGATCTCCATATCGTGGGAGAAGCCCAGGATGGAATGGAAGCCGTTGAAAAAGCCAAAGCGCTGGTTCCCGATGTCATTCTTATGGACGTCAGCATGCCCCGCATGGGGGGCGTCGAAGCCACGAGACAAATCAAACGCGAGTTTCCCCACATCGGAATCGTGGCGCTGACGATGTACGAAGAACAGCAGTACATTTTCGATCTGGTTCGCGCCGGTGCCACCGGCTACCTCCTGAAAGACTCCGAATCCTCCCAAATCGTCGCGGCGATTCGCGCAATCTACCGAGGCGAATCGTTGATTCACCCGTCAGTTGCCAGCAAAATTCTCGCTGAGTTTTCCCTTATGGCGCAGAAGAAGGGCAAAAAGCCGGGGTGGGTGGAACATGACCTCACCGAACGCGAAATCACGGTTCTCCGGTTAGTGGCTGACGGAAAGACCAACAAGGAGATCGCAAACGCACTGGACCTTAGTGAAAAAACCGTGAAAAATCACGTGCGCAACATCTTCCACAAGCTACAGGTCTATGATCGAACCCAGGCGGCGATCCTTGCAATCCGGAAAGGATTGATTGAACTGGACCCACGGCCCTGA
- a CDS encoding sensor histidine kinase, with translation MTSTKRRSTKVRSKSSKVGATNVAIIGAGRGGTALMEIFANDPLVQIVGIAEVNTQAPGVTLAKQLQIPVTRDYRKLLAMERVDLVIDVSGDAEVWQFLQDFHRMGVTIIGGASAKFMWELIGARIRATAEIENTLNKYQSLYRLYVKETGAAVTEERTRIACEIHDGLVQSLAGVNFKLDLCQQLVRKNPKASLATIKESKAQLKLAIQEARQVIFNLRPLHYDKMELIPALTNYLKSYETQARIKAQFTVTGDEQILFPRTKIFLFRIIQEALSNVQKHAKADRVSIKLEINLEMLRVTISDNGIGFDMDAVLRDPDKWDHFGIRGIIERAKLVGGEGHIDSKQGRGTTITVEVPLMNKETSEHGQD, from the coding sequence ATGACATCTACGAAACGCCGTTCCACCAAAGTCCGGAGTAAGTCGTCGAAGGTTGGCGCCACCAATGTCGCCATTATCGGCGCCGGGCGTGGGGGAACCGCGCTCATGGAGATTTTCGCGAACGATCCGCTCGTGCAAATCGTGGGAATTGCCGAGGTCAACACGCAGGCGCCCGGCGTCACTCTCGCAAAGCAACTCCAGATTCCCGTGACGCGTGACTATCGCAAACTCTTAGCGATGGAGCGGGTAGACCTTGTTATTGATGTATCCGGCGATGCTGAAGTCTGGCAATTCCTGCAGGACTTTCACCGGATGGGCGTCACCATCATCGGCGGAGCCAGCGCCAAGTTCATGTGGGAGCTCATCGGTGCGCGCATCCGTGCCACTGCAGAAATCGAGAACACGCTGAATAAGTACCAGTCTCTCTACCGGCTATATGTCAAAGAAACCGGCGCGGCGGTCACTGAAGAACGGACACGCATCGCCTGCGAAATCCACGATGGGCTCGTCCAAAGTCTTGCGGGTGTCAATTTCAAGCTCGACTTGTGCCAGCAACTTGTGCGCAAGAACCCGAAAGCAAGCCTCGCCACGATCAAGGAAAGCAAAGCCCAGCTGAAACTCGCCATCCAGGAAGCCCGACAAGTCATCTTCAATTTGCGGCCACTCCATTATGACAAAATGGAGCTGATTCCCGCGCTGACCAACTACCTCAAGTCCTACGAAACTCAGGCCCGCATCAAAGCGCAATTCACCGTGACCGGGGATGAACAAATTTTGTTTCCCCGAACGAAGATCTTCCTCTTCCGGATTATTCAGGAAGCCTTGAGCAACGTCCAGAAACATGCGAAGGCCGATCGTGTCTCGATCAAATTAGAGATCAACCTGGAGATGTTGCGGGTGACCATTTCAGACAATGGCATCGGCTTCGATATGGACGCCGTGTTGCGCGATCCGGACAAATGGGATCACTTTGGCATTCGAGGTATTATTGAGAGGGCCAAACTGGTCGGTGGCGAAGGACACATCGATTCCAAGCAGGGGAGAGGCACGACAATCACAGTCGAAGTCCCCCTCATGAATAAGGAGACTAGCGAACATGGACAAGATTAA
- the nrdR gene encoding transcriptional regulator NrdR: MKCPFCDELEDKVVDSRMAKEGEVIRRRRECLGCKRRYTTYERVEEILPVVVKKDGRRESFDRTKILSGLKKACEKRPISTATIEDVTDRIEKRIQEMGESEIESRIVGEEVMKELHQLDQVAYVRFASVYREFKDIDQFMDELKSLAQQRRER; encoded by the coding sequence GTGAAATGTCCGTTCTGCGACGAGCTCGAAGACAAGGTGGTGGACTCGCGTATGGCCAAGGAAGGCGAGGTCATTCGACGGCGCCGCGAGTGTCTCGGCTGTAAACGCCGCTATACGACCTACGAGCGGGTTGAAGAAATTCTCCCGGTAGTCGTGAAGAAAGACGGGCGGCGCGAGTCGTTCGACCGCACGAAAATCTTGTCCGGCCTCAAGAAAGCCTGCGAGAAAAGACCCATCAGCACGGCCACGATCGAGGACGTCACGGATCGCATCGAGAAGCGGATCCAGGAGATGGGCGAAAGTGAAATTGAAAGTCGGATCGTCGGCGAAGAAGTCATGAAGGAGTTGCACCAACTCGACCAGGTTGCCTATGTCCGGTTCGCGTCTGTCTACCGCGAGTTCAAGGACATTGATCAGTTCATGGACGAACTCAAATCCCTGGCTCAGCAGCGTCGAGAGCGGTGA
- the glyA gene encoding serine hydroxymethyltransferase produces the protein MRDAIGSLDALKSTDLDVYAAIEAEETRQRDKLLLIASENFASPAVLAAQGSLMTNKYAEGYPGKRYYGGCEHVDTVEALAIQRAKELFGADHVNVQPHSGSSANMAAYLSVLKPGDTILGMDLAHGGHLTHGSKVSFSGMIFKAFAYGVDRQTETIDYDAVQKLAEECRPRMLVVGASAYARVLDFPRFQQIAKSVGAYLMVDIAHIAGLIAAGLHPSPVPFADFVTTTTHKTLRGPRAGIVMCKAEHAKAVDKIIFPGLQGGPLMHVIAAKAVAFKEALSPSFKKYQQQVVANARALAQGLVDRGYKIVSGGTDTHLFLVNLTNKGITGKEADAALDAAGIIVNKNAVPYDEKPPSVASGIRLGTPIVSTRGMREADMKEIVALIDRVLQHRHDATVLEEVRAQAKALCNRFPIFHSY, from the coding sequence ATGCGCGACGCGATCGGGTCACTAGACGCTCTCAAATCAACTGATCTGGATGTCTACGCCGCAATTGAAGCGGAAGAGACCCGTCAACGTGACAAACTCTTGTTGATCGCGTCTGAGAACTTTGCCAGCCCCGCTGTCTTGGCTGCCCAAGGTAGCTTGATGACCAATAAGTACGCTGAGGGTTATCCCGGCAAGCGCTACTACGGCGGATGCGAGCATGTCGACACCGTCGAAGCACTGGCGATTCAGCGTGCCAAAGAGCTCTTCGGTGCAGACCATGTCAACGTTCAGCCACACTCCGGTTCGTCCGCAAACATGGCGGCTTATCTCTCCGTCCTCAAGCCTGGCGACACTATTCTCGGAATGGACCTCGCCCATGGCGGCCACCTGACTCACGGCAGTAAAGTAAGTTTCTCGGGGATGATCTTCAAGGCCTTCGCGTACGGAGTGGATCGACAGACTGAGACGATCGACTACGATGCCGTGCAAAAACTGGCGGAAGAATGCCGCCCACGAATGCTCGTCGTCGGTGCGAGTGCGTATGCGCGCGTTCTCGACTTTCCCCGTTTCCAACAGATCGCCAAATCAGTCGGTGCCTATCTTATGGTGGATATCGCCCATATCGCCGGACTGATCGCCGCGGGGCTCCATCCCAGCCCGGTCCCCTTCGCCGACTTCGTCACGACGACCACCCACAAGACTCTCCGTGGTCCCCGTGCCGGCATCGTAATGTGCAAAGCCGAGCACGCCAAGGCCGTCGATAAGATTATCTTCCCGGGACTTCAGGGTGGACCTTTGATGCATGTGATCGCGGCCAAAGCCGTGGCCTTCAAAGAGGCCTTGTCGCCCTCCTTTAAAAAATATCAGCAGCAGGTGGTCGCGAACGCCCGTGCCCTTGCACAGGGGCTCGTCGATCGCGGCTACAAGATTGTCTCCGGCGGAACCGACACCCATCTGTTCCTGGTAAACCTCACCAACAAGGGCATTACTGGGAAAGAGGCCGATGCCGCGTTAGACGCCGCAGGAATCATCGTCAATAAAAATGCCGTTCCTTATGACGAAAAGCCCCCGTCCGTGGCCAGTGGCATCCGGCTTGGCACGCCGATTGTCTCCACGCGCGGCATGCGAGAGGCAGACATGAAAGAAATCGTGGCCCTCATCGACCGCGTCCTACAGCACCGCCACGATGCCACCGTCCTGGAAGAGGTCCGTGCTCAAGCGAAGGCGTTGTGCAACCGCTTCCCTATTTTTCACTCCTACTAG
- the rplI gene encoding 50S ribosomal protein L9: MKVILQETMDGVGHLGDLLDVRDGFARNFLLPRKKAVLANSRSIKAFEHVKRVAAEKAKKEKLEIEVHAKNVSAVTLTIEAQVGKDDKMFGSVTSKDLAEALAAQGFTIDRRKIQLAQPIKELGTVTVPIKMPREVTATVTVRVVKKQEQEAAAEA; this comes from the coding sequence ATGAAAGTCATTTTACAAGAAACGATGGATGGGGTCGGCCATCTCGGCGATCTGCTCGATGTTCGGGACGGATTTGCCCGAAACTTCCTGTTGCCTCGCAAAAAAGCGGTTTTGGCCAACAGCCGCAGTATCAAGGCATTCGAGCACGTGAAGCGTGTCGCAGCGGAGAAGGCGAAAAAAGAGAAGCTCGAAATTGAAGTGCATGCCAAGAATGTTTCTGCTGTCACCCTCACCATTGAGGCACAGGTCGGAAAAGACGACAAGATGTTCGGGTCTGTGACATCCAAAGACTTAGCCGAAGCCTTGGCGGCACAAGGGTTTACTATTGATCGGCGCAAGATCCAGCTGGCCCAGCCTATTAAGGAACTGGGTACCGTCACGGTCCCGATCAAGATGCCACGAGAAGTAACCGCCACCGTGACCGTCCGTGTGGTCAAGAAGCAAGAACAGGAAGCCGCTGCTGAAGCATAA
- a CDS encoding AAA domain-containing protein: MQLTARACLEMCAASLDQEVLQANDAGLDIPIVVTRGRLVHTVGGLHVYEFTLAAGCLLPIDLPLSIVPGDEIEATEGVVLSCQGNVVLVQAVDAIGTSVPSATLIPDRAGHLGTIATRLRDMISQADAYNLGPSERLVPLLVSSGDPSQAALGSSAILTTVWLEDQALRRQKIATLVLELIRANKRILLIGPDHRSSDEMVGTIAKAMKASGLTYKTWISRYEMSIVSQTSGISIHELGFEAQMHQFYAKSRADKASLRRKYDRFRELTPLLAYKGQKQKDLDEVRLLEWRLLTQLSEFQGKIKDVTAILTEYENLPLWRRIGMQTVGKNVESLQQYRVLYEQQIGELTKELEIAKVRIDELVPEAAVPKDLRPEFDDLKEAITKLGGTKKIRELLAAEENTNRQAFIQNRRLVISTPARIASDPLFARVRFDVLIVEDAPQIDSTMLLAAAGLVRERIVLSGDPRDLAAGEGWAIPGIESPAVV, from the coding sequence ATGCAGTTAACAGCCAGAGCCTGTTTGGAAATGTGCGCCGCAAGCCTGGATCAAGAAGTCCTGCAAGCGAACGACGCCGGACTGGATATTCCTATTGTGGTGACCAGGGGACGGCTGGTTCATACAGTGGGAGGCCTCCACGTGTATGAATTCACCCTCGCGGCCGGATGTCTCCTGCCAATCGATCTTCCCCTGTCCATTGTTCCTGGAGACGAAATTGAAGCCACTGAGGGGGTGGTGCTGAGTTGTCAGGGTAATGTGGTGCTGGTGCAAGCGGTGGATGCCATTGGAACCTCAGTTCCTTCCGCGACGCTCATTCCGGACCGCGCCGGGCATCTTGGTACCATCGCGACGCGGCTGCGAGACATGATCAGCCAGGCGGATGCGTACAATCTCGGCCCGTCGGAGCGCCTGGTGCCGCTCTTGGTGTCGTCAGGTGATCCAAGCCAAGCCGCCCTCGGTTCTTCGGCGATCTTGACCACGGTATGGCTCGAAGATCAGGCCTTGCGTCGTCAGAAGATCGCCACGCTCGTGCTTGAGCTGATTCGCGCGAACAAACGGATTTTACTCATCGGTCCGGATCATCGCTCGTCTGATGAGATGGTCGGGACGATCGCGAAAGCCATGAAAGCCAGCGGATTGACCTACAAGACGTGGATCAGTCGTTACGAGATGAGCATCGTCTCTCAAACGAGCGGAATTTCCATCCATGAACTCGGGTTTGAGGCGCAGATGCATCAGTTTTATGCCAAGTCCAGGGCAGATAAAGCCTCGCTTCGGCGAAAGTATGACCGGTTTCGCGAACTGACTCCCCTGCTGGCCTACAAAGGGCAGAAACAGAAGGATCTGGATGAAGTCCGTTTGCTGGAGTGGCGACTGTTGACCCAGTTGAGCGAGTTTCAGGGGAAGATCAAGGATGTCACGGCAATTCTGACGGAATACGAAAATCTCCCCCTCTGGCGCCGGATCGGCATGCAGACCGTTGGAAAGAACGTCGAATCGCTCCAGCAATATCGGGTGCTCTACGAGCAGCAGATCGGTGAACTGACCAAGGAGCTGGAGATCGCCAAGGTCCGTATCGACGAATTGGTTCCTGAAGCGGCCGTTCCGAAAGATTTGCGACCGGAATTTGATGACCTCAAAGAGGCCATCACGAAATTGGGCGGGACGAAGAAAATTCGCGAACTATTGGCGGCAGAAGAAAATACCAACCGACAAGCCTTTATCCAGAATCGTCGCCTGGTGATCTCCACGCCGGCGCGGATTGCCAGTGATCCGCTGTTTGCGCGCGTGCGGTTCGATGTGCTCATCGTCGAGGACGCGCCGCAAATCGATTCCACGATGTTGCTGGCGGCGGCGGGGTTGGTGCGTGAGCGCATTGTGCTAAGTGGGGATCCTCGCGATCTTGCCGCAGGAGAAGGCTGGGCAATCCCCGGGATCGAATCCCCGGCGGTCGTTTAA
- a CDS encoding MerR family transcriptional regulator has translation MNVHRIHRVAKLTGLSKDVIRVWERRYGLVKPSRSSNRYREYSDEEVALLRFVKAQMEQGATIGGLATEGHDALVARMRLAKPISPEEQKPHDRLLDDLIGSLDPLDKAAFERKLNGAVAVIPFEEALQRILLPLQQRIGELWHAGHVNIAVEHYVTKLVQQKLFSVMNQLPVNEFGPRILIACPEGETHEIGAQAVAYIAATRGCHVYYLGPNLPTSELIDFCERITPDLVLLSLTEARSNGAAMQQLKDLERLASRWPVAVGGQGARAIEHLLRKTEIELLDDLTALHSRLMRLVSNRMLADRSN, from the coding sequence ATGAATGTCCATAGAATTCATAGGGTTGCGAAACTGACAGGCCTCTCGAAGGATGTCATTCGCGTCTGGGAGAGGCGCTACGGGCTTGTCAAACCTTCACGGAGCTCCAATCGCTATCGGGAATACAGCGACGAGGAGGTGGCGCTACTCCGCTTTGTGAAGGCTCAGATGGAGCAGGGCGCAACGATCGGCGGACTGGCAACGGAGGGACACGATGCGCTTGTCGCACGCATGCGTCTCGCGAAACCGATTTCTCCCGAGGAGCAGAAACCTCACGACCGACTGTTGGATGATTTGATTGGATCGCTTGACCCGCTCGATAAGGCGGCATTTGAGCGCAAACTCAACGGGGCGGTGGCGGTCATTCCATTTGAAGAAGCGCTTCAGCGCATTCTACTCCCGCTCCAGCAACGCATCGGCGAACTGTGGCACGCAGGTCACGTCAATATCGCCGTCGAACATTATGTGACGAAACTGGTTCAGCAGAAATTATTTTCGGTCATGAATCAACTGCCCGTGAACGAATTCGGCCCGCGCATCCTCATCGCCTGCCCTGAAGGCGAAACACATGAGATCGGCGCCCAAGCCGTGGCCTATATCGCAGCGACCAGAGGCTGCCACGTTTATTACCTCGGTCCCAATCTCCCTACTTCTGAACTCATAGATTTCTGTGAGCGGATCACACCCGATCTCGTGCTTCTCTCCCTTACCGAGGCACGATCTAACGGCGCGGCAATGCAGCAACTCAAAGATCTTGAGCGGCTCGCCAGCCGCTGGCCGGTGGCCGTCGGAGGCCAGGGGGCCCGCGCCATCGAGCATCTCCTTCGCAAAACCGAAATTGAATTGCTCGACGATCTCACCGCGCTACACAGCCGCCTGATGAGGCTCGTCTCAAATCGTATGCTCGCCGACCGCTCCAACTAG
- a CDS encoding SUMF1/EgtB/PvdO family nonheme iron enzyme, which yields MRSQTVLQVGLGVALVAGTISMAAAESPTGDKDMVSIPRGEFTMGSHEHSDEAAHQVVLDAYLIDKYEASNARYKDFMKGTGHPAPAYWDDPRLSKANQPVVGVSWTDAEAFCKWDGKRLPTEAEWERAAKGPTGDNHYPWGHKLDPKKANYGQNVGRTMPVDSYPEGVSGFGVYNMAGNVFEWVNDWYDPKSYKDSQALNPKGPDKGYNFANQGAVRVLRGGSWLAPETSLHTSHRFWNQPENNSYGVGLGFRCAKSAQTVSDEAVQAGRDAFIQALVAMGAEKNADAMASIEKALASEPGNKEYLASRDLIKKSMGMKKK from the coding sequence ATGCGGAGTCAAACGGTTCTTCAGGTCGGATTGGGAGTGGCATTAGTGGCGGGGACCATATCCATGGCGGCGGCGGAATCGCCTACCGGCGACAAGGATATGGTGTCGATCCCGAGAGGCGAGTTCACCATGGGGAGTCATGAACATTCCGATGAAGCGGCGCATCAAGTCGTCCTCGATGCCTACCTCATCGACAAGTACGAAGCATCGAATGCGCGGTACAAGGATTTTATGAAAGGGACCGGCCATCCAGCACCGGCTTACTGGGACGATCCCCGGCTCAGCAAAGCTAATCAGCCGGTCGTCGGCGTAAGCTGGACCGACGCGGAGGCGTTCTGCAAGTGGGACGGGAAGCGTCTGCCGACCGAAGCCGAATGGGAGCGGGCTGCCAAGGGGCCGACAGGCGATAACCATTATCCCTGGGGCCACAAGCTCGATCCGAAGAAAGCCAACTATGGACAGAATGTGGGTCGCACGATGCCGGTCGATTCCTACCCGGAAGGCGTGAGCGGATTCGGGGTCTACAACATGGCCGGCAATGTATTCGAGTGGGTGAATGACTGGTATGACCCGAAGTCCTATAAGGACAGCCAGGCACTGAATCCCAAAGGGCCGGACAAAGGCTACAACTTCGCTAACCAGGGTGCGGTCAGAGTGCTGCGCGGCGGTTCCTGGCTTGCTCCCGAAACGTCTCTGCATACGAGCCACCGATTCTGGAATCAACCGGAGAACAATTCCTATGGCGTGGGGCTTGGATTTCGTTGCGCCAAGTCGGCTCAGACGGTTTCCGACGAAGCCGTGCAGGCCGGTCGCGATGCTTTCATTCAAGCGTTAGTCGCGATGGGCGCGGAGAAGAATGCCGATGCGATGGCCTCCATCGAGAAGGCGCTGGCTTCAGAACCGGGCAACAAGGAGTACCTGGCTAGCCGTGATCTGATCAAGAAGAGCATGGGCATGAAGAAGAAGTAA
- a CDS encoding SUMF1/EgtB/PvdO family nonheme iron enzyme, with the protein MMNLSSTMTVALFLTGALMPIGGSAAGESLIPQDMVYVAHGPSVMGIDKEVPASKKSTAYERRMNRPWSADALNDEGPAHMVFLDSYLIDKYEVSNKQFGDFMRAKGHPAPAYWDDPRLNKPEQPVAGVNWEDAKAFCEYRGKRLPTEAEWEKAARGPKANLYPWGNEFDPAKANYGKNHDATMPVDSYPESVSYYGVYNMAGNVFEWVADWYDPRYYGRLETMVNPTGPAKPIWMGGTGTYVDRLTVGEKRVIRGGSWIAPEGTVKATHRFWNHPLNNSYGVGLGFRCAKTAPPEIEQQIRDAYITALVEMGRERFSDAQQAVARGLAIDPKNVELLELSPLIEYSMKKS; encoded by the coding sequence ATGATGAATCTTTCCAGCACCATGACGGTAGCACTGTTTCTCACGGGGGCGTTGATGCCCATCGGCGGAAGTGCGGCGGGAGAGTCGTTGATTCCCCAGGATATGGTGTACGTCGCGCACGGGCCATCTGTCATGGGCATTGATAAAGAAGTGCCTGCGTCCAAGAAGTCCACTGCCTATGAGCGACGAATGAACCGGCCCTGGTCCGCCGATGCTTTGAACGATGAGGGGCCGGCCCACATGGTGTTCCTGGATTCGTATCTGATCGACAAGTATGAGGTGTCCAATAAGCAGTTTGGCGACTTCATGCGGGCGAAAGGCCATCCGGCACCGGCCTACTGGGACGATCCCCGCTTAAACAAACCCGAGCAGCCGGTCGCAGGAGTGAATTGGGAGGATGCCAAGGCGTTCTGTGAATATCGTGGAAAACGTCTTCCGACCGAGGCGGAATGGGAAAAAGCCGCTCGCGGACCCAAAGCCAATCTGTATCCCTGGGGGAATGAATTCGATCCGGCGAAAGCGAACTACGGCAAGAATCACGATGCCACGATGCCGGTGGATTCCTATCCGGAGAGCGTGAGCTACTACGGTGTGTACAATATGGCCGGGAATGTTTTTGAGTGGGTCGCCGACTGGTATGACCCCCGCTATTACGGCCGGCTCGAAACAATGGTGAATCCGACCGGTCCGGCCAAACCTATCTGGATGGGCGGGACAGGCACGTATGTGGATCGGTTGACGGTCGGAGAGAAGCGAGTCATTCGCGGTGGATCGTGGATCGCACCGGAGGGCACGGTCAAGGCCACCCACCGGTTCTGGAATCACCCGCTCAATAACAGCTATGGCGTGGGCCTGGGGTTCCGCTGTGCCAAGACCGCCCCGCCGGAAATCGAGCAGCAGATCAGGGACGCGTACATCACCGCACTTGTCGAGATGGGGCGCGAGCGGTTTTCGGACGCTCAGCAGGCCGTGGCGCGCGGCTTGGCGATTGATCCGAAGAATGTCGAATTGTTGGAACTCAGCCCGTTGATCGAGTACTCGATGAAGAAGTCCTAA
- a CDS encoding SUMF1/EgtB/PvdO family nonheme iron enzyme has product MTPVLGRRGASRRVLVGIIAVAWAVMQSPAMAAAPASKELDSVPMVTIPAGEFLMGNPEGKGRADEWPQRSVYLDAFAIDQVEVTNERYLAFVATTGHRNPPNPYGTGTLQSAKGIEQLPVVQTTWYDAKAYCSWAKKRLPTEAEWEKAARGTDGRLFPWGNEPATIKRANFDREWEEEKTLHPVGSMPDGDSPYGVKDMAGNAREWVSDWYDADYYKHAPDRNPQGPDKKGVVRSIRGGSWHSPLADITASARGRGGFALQTHGTGFRCARGLEGEGQQK; this is encoded by the coding sequence ATGACACCAGTTCTAGGCAGAAGAGGAGCAAGCCGGAGAGTCCTGGTGGGAATCATTGCCGTCGCTTGGGCGGTTATGCAATCGCCCGCTATGGCAGCGGCCCCGGCATCCAAGGAGCTTGACTCGGTTCCCATGGTGACGATTCCAGCCGGAGAATTCTTGATGGGCAATCCGGAAGGAAAAGGTCGAGCGGATGAGTGGCCGCAGCGATCTGTCTATCTCGATGCGTTCGCCATCGATCAAGTGGAAGTGACGAATGAACGGTACCTGGCTTTCGTCGCGACCACGGGCCATCGCAATCCTCCGAATCCGTACGGCACCGGTACGCTCCAGTCTGCGAAGGGGATCGAGCAACTTCCCGTCGTGCAGACGACCTGGTACGACGCCAAGGCCTACTGCAGTTGGGCCAAGAAACGCCTGCCGACCGAAGCGGAATGGGAAAAGGCCGCGCGTGGCACCGACGGCCGTCTCTTTCCCTGGGGTAATGAGCCGGCGACCATCAAACGTGCCAACTTTGATCGTGAATGGGAAGAGGAGAAGACCTTGCACCCGGTGGGGTCAATGCCCGACGGCGACTCGCCCTACGGAGTGAAGGATATGGCCGGCAATGCCCGGGAATGGGTGTCCGACTGGTATGACGCGGACTATTACAAACATGCGCCGGATCGGAATCCGCAAGGTCCTGACAAGAAGGGCGTGGTGCGCTCGATTCGCGGCGGCTCGTGGCACAGCCCGCTCGCCGACATCACGGCCTCAGCCAGAGGTCGCGGCGGATTTGCGCTGCAAACCCACGGCACAGGCTTCCGCTGTGCCCGCGGGCTCGAGGGTGAAGGCCAACAGAAATAG
- a CDS encoding TIGR01777 family oxidoreductase, with protein MNKEKAAMNVVVTGGTGFIGRPLCLALCRDGHAVTLLTRRPPEAHQVFGSAVTVVGWNSREGGAWEKTLEAADAVINLAGAPIADARWTTARKRLLTDSRVSTTRLLVEALSRRPFKPRTLISASGIGCYGASDNRILEEGAARGQGFLADLCLEWEAAALAAASFGTRVGIVRTGMVLEQDGGALPKMVLPFRLFAGGPILPGTQWVSWIHRRDHIGLIQWVLATSSVSGPVNAVAPGAVTMETFCDALGQVLHRPSWLPVPGFALKAALGELGTLMTTGQRVSPAKALAGGYTFQYPTLDPALRAILTKA; from the coding sequence GTGAATAAGGAGAAGGCGGCCATGAACGTGGTGGTGACAGGCGGCACGGGATTTATCGGTCGGCCCTTGTGTCTGGCACTTTGCCGGGACGGTCATGCCGTCACGCTGCTGACACGCAGGCCGCCAGAAGCCCATCAGGTATTCGGTAGTGCAGTAACCGTTGTGGGGTGGAATAGTCGGGAGGGGGGAGCCTGGGAGAAGACCCTTGAGGCGGCCGATGCCGTGATCAACCTGGCCGGCGCCCCGATTGCCGATGCCCGCTGGACCACTGCGCGGAAGCGCCTGCTCACCGACAGCCGGGTGTCGACGACGCGCCTGTTGGTCGAAGCCCTGTCCCGCCGGCCCTTCAAACCCCGCACCCTAATCAGCGCGTCAGGCATCGGCTGCTACGGTGCGAGCGACAATCGCATTTTGGAAGAGGGGGCCGCGCGCGGTCAGGGATTTCTGGCCGACCTCTGCCTTGAGTGGGAAGCGGCGGCGTTGGCGGCGGCATCGTTCGGGACTCGCGTGGGGATCGTGCGGACCGGAATGGTGCTCGAACAAGACGGCGGTGCGTTGCCCAAGATGGTGCTGCCTTTCCGGCTGTTCGCGGGCGGTCCGATCCTGCCGGGTACGCAGTGGGTGTCGTGGATTCATCGGCGCGATCACATAGGATTGATTCAGTGGGTGCTTGCGACGTCGAGCGTTTCCGGTCCCGTCAATGCCGTCGCTCCCGGCGCTGTGACGATGGAGACGTTCTGTGATGCGCTCGGACAGGTGCTTCATCGTCCATCCTGGCTGCCGGTGCCGGGGTTCGCGCTCAAAGCGGCTCTGGGGGAATTGGGGACATTGATGACGACCGGACAGCGGGTCAGCCCCGCCAAAGCGCTCGCGGGCGGCTATACGTTTCAGTATCCAACATTGGATCCGGCGTTGCGCGCGATTCTCACGAAGGCATGA